From Labilithrix sp., a single genomic window includes:
- a CDS encoding MBL fold metallo-hydrolase yields MPIDLRDERVTGSANWRDGVFHNTEPRLALDSAKRRSMMSTTGEYLFGGKQKRPPGAMPLERPHEAWSKRPETGLRTTWLGHSTTLLEIDGWRVLTDPVWSERISPVSFAGPRRFHAAPAAIAELPPIDAVLISHDHYDHLDLPSVRALAHTIGAKVPFVTSLGVGARLEALGIPPARIVELDWWEKTAVPGTGLVLHATPSRHFSGRSPFDRNRTLWSSWVIEGTRHRVFFSGDTGLTRDFETIRERVIDGGRFDLVMLEIGAFHEAWGDIHLGPVNALAAHRMLGGGTLLPVHWGTFDLALHAWDEPAETLVAHAAGTHVVTPRLGRAIEPVRIERIDPWWREVARAPSRLAAPQGGLA; encoded by the coding sequence ATGCCGATCGACCTTCGTGACGAGCGCGTGACCGGGTCTGCCAACTGGAGGGACGGCGTGTTCCACAACACGGAGCCGCGGCTCGCGCTCGACTCGGCGAAGCGGCGCTCGATGATGTCGACGACCGGCGAGTACCTGTTCGGCGGGAAGCAGAAGCGGCCGCCCGGCGCGATGCCGCTCGAGCGGCCGCACGAGGCGTGGAGCAAGCGCCCGGAGACCGGGCTGCGCACGACGTGGCTCGGGCACTCGACCACGCTCCTCGAGATCGACGGCTGGCGCGTCCTCACCGACCCGGTGTGGTCGGAGCGCATCTCGCCGGTGTCGTTCGCGGGGCCGCGGCGCTTCCACGCCGCGCCGGCGGCGATCGCGGAGCTGCCGCCGATCGACGCCGTCCTCATCTCGCACGATCACTACGATCACCTCGATCTTCCCTCCGTCCGCGCGCTCGCGCACACGATCGGAGCGAAGGTGCCGTTCGTGACGTCGCTCGGCGTCGGCGCGCGGCTCGAGGCGCTCGGCATCCCGCCGGCGCGCATCGTCGAGCTCGATTGGTGGGAGAAGACGGCGGTGCCCGGCACCGGGCTCGTGCTCCACGCGACGCCGTCGCGTCACTTCTCGGGGCGGAGCCCGTTCGATCGGAACCGCACGCTCTGGTCCTCGTGGGTGATCGAAGGCACGAGGCACCGCGTGTTCTTCAGCGGCGACACCGGGCTCACGCGCGACTTCGAGACGATCCGCGAGCGCGTGATCGACGGCGGCCGCTTCGACCTCGTGATGCTCGAGATCGGCGCGTTCCACGAAGCGTGGGGCGACATCCACCTCGGCCCCGTCAACGCGCTCGCGGCGCATCGCATGCTCGGCGGCGGCACCCTGCTGCCGGTGCACTGGGGCACGTTCGACCTCGCGCTCCACGCCTGGGACGAGCCGGCGGAGACGCTGGTCGCGCACGCGGCCGGTACGCACGTCGTCACGCCGCGCCTCGGCCGCGCGATCGAGCCCGTGCGGATCGAGCGCATCGATCCATGGTGGCGCGAGGTCGCGCGCGCGCCGTCGCGCCTGGCCGCGCCTCAGGGCGGGCTCGCCTGA
- a CDS encoding FAD-dependent oxidoreductase, whose translation MSGKRYIIIGDGAAGTTAAQALRASDPQATIAILSDDPQAAYYRAALTNFLLGELREEQVWAVPPSFYDELAIHRVLSRVAKIDTERRHVLLAQGGRPLSYDALLIASGARARPPTFEGALLPGVMVMRTLQDVHKVFDLIKLRGLRSAVICGGGPLALEWAHGLTHRGVKVMMVVRDRKFLPTAIDTVSSDLVLARLRQGGVEVRMGDEVTHAMPGREGRVAGVVLKSGERVSCELVGVAFGVICNSEFLQGTPVALAKSGGVITDDQMRTSIPTVCAAGDVAAVNGKLLQLWEPARMQARVAAATMLGRTERYQPGVHYMATRLYDLDVASIGEVAQTPQGAEEIVDFPQRTGQISYKKLCLRDNRVIGALLFGERAAAVRRHGRAFKKLIDSKADVSSIKGELLDAAFDLSAWIKTQELVDKPKVAAVTLASAARMKGTHAINLADLPPLPSIKPESTNDPGPATVAAALAINDPALNGLVQAVEPPRVRLEAPFGFIEITSSSTIGRDPSVPVPLQDPGVSWKHAELTIAGQFVYVRDLGSATGTWVNGAPVAAPKKLKDGERIKVGSTELVVRIQLPASAPQSVQLGAAQATGEPKPHLDVLTGNSLGLGFELVHPQEVIGRDASCTIRLDDEWIDARHAWIRKTPAGFELADAESRGVTKKNGQELTPNQWVPIAPGDTIEVGEVRMTFTMRPAVEYAGLYGPASVHGSVAGVMPTPTGPGVPAASRAPLPPGISHAPPTPQVGYAPPSMAPSGRPSGLPAMPAVSMPGRPSHVPPPSLPVGPPSMLQHARSSHVPPPSAYMGPPSMHARVRGRVSVQRGPNTGSVAELGDVTVIGSQPAQSTLALPDPYLGPMHLELRRLPDGFYVRDLGAASGTVCRGKRLGPHPFKLANGDILILGPNVQILFEAAP comes from the coding sequence TTGTCGGGGAAGCGGTACATCATCATCGGGGACGGGGCGGCGGGGACGACCGCCGCCCAGGCGCTGCGCGCGTCCGATCCCCAGGCCACGATCGCGATCCTCTCCGACGATCCGCAGGCCGCGTACTACCGCGCCGCGCTCACGAACTTCCTCCTCGGCGAGCTGCGCGAAGAGCAGGTGTGGGCGGTGCCGCCGTCGTTCTACGACGAGCTCGCGATCCATCGCGTGCTCAGCCGCGTCGCCAAGATCGACACCGAGCGCAGGCACGTGTTGCTCGCGCAAGGCGGCCGTCCGCTCTCGTACGACGCGCTCCTCATCGCGTCCGGCGCCCGCGCGCGCCCCCCCACCTTCGAGGGCGCGCTCCTCCCCGGCGTCATGGTCATGCGGACCTTGCAGGACGTGCACAAGGTCTTCGACCTCATCAAGCTGCGCGGCCTCCGCAGCGCCGTCATCTGCGGCGGCGGCCCGCTCGCGCTCGAGTGGGCGCACGGCCTCACCCACCGCGGCGTGAAGGTCATGATGGTCGTGCGCGATCGGAAGTTCCTCCCGACCGCGATCGACACCGTGTCGAGCGACCTCGTCCTCGCGCGCCTCCGCCAGGGCGGCGTCGAGGTGCGCATGGGCGACGAGGTCACGCACGCGATGCCGGGGCGAGAGGGCCGCGTCGCGGGCGTCGTCCTCAAATCCGGCGAGCGCGTTTCGTGCGAGCTCGTCGGCGTCGCCTTCGGCGTCATCTGCAACTCCGAGTTCTTGCAAGGCACGCCCGTCGCGCTCGCGAAGAGCGGCGGCGTCATCACCGACGATCAGATGCGCACGAGCATCCCCACCGTCTGCGCGGCCGGCGACGTCGCGGCGGTGAACGGCAAGCTCCTCCAGCTGTGGGAGCCCGCGCGGATGCAGGCGCGCGTCGCGGCCGCGACGATGCTCGGGCGCACCGAGCGCTACCAGCCCGGCGTGCACTACATGGCGACGCGCCTCTACGACCTCGACGTCGCGAGCATCGGCGAGGTCGCGCAGACGCCGCAAGGCGCGGAGGAGATCGTCGACTTCCCGCAGCGCACCGGGCAGATCTCGTACAAGAAGCTCTGCCTCCGCGACAACCGCGTGATCGGCGCGCTCCTCTTCGGCGAGCGCGCGGCGGCGGTGCGCCGGCATGGGCGCGCGTTCAAGAAGCTGATCGACTCGAAGGCCGACGTCTCCTCGATCAAGGGCGAGCTCCTCGACGCCGCGTTCGACCTCTCCGCGTGGATCAAGACGCAGGAGCTCGTCGACAAACCGAAGGTCGCCGCGGTGACGCTCGCGTCGGCGGCGCGGATGAAGGGCACCCACGCGATCAACCTCGCCGACCTGCCGCCGCTCCCTTCGATCAAGCCGGAGAGCACGAACGATCCCGGCCCCGCCACCGTCGCCGCCGCGCTCGCGATCAACGACCCCGCGCTGAACGGCCTCGTGCAGGCGGTGGAGCCGCCGCGCGTGAGGCTCGAGGCGCCGTTCGGGTTCATCGAGATCACGAGCTCCTCCACCATCGGGCGCGATCCGAGCGTGCCGGTGCCGCTCCAGGATCCCGGCGTGTCGTGGAAGCACGCCGAGCTGACCATCGCGGGGCAGTTCGTCTACGTGCGCGATCTCGGGAGCGCCACCGGCACGTGGGTCAACGGCGCGCCCGTCGCCGCGCCGAAGAAGCTGAAGGACGGCGAGCGGATCAAGGTCGGATCGACCGAGCTCGTCGTGCGCATCCAGCTCCCCGCGAGCGCGCCGCAGTCGGTCCAGCTCGGCGCCGCGCAGGCCACCGGCGAGCCGAAGCCGCACCTCGACGTGCTCACCGGCAACTCGCTCGGCCTCGGCTTCGAGCTCGTCCATCCGCAGGAGGTGATCGGCCGCGACGCGTCGTGCACGATCCGCCTCGACGACGAGTGGATCGACGCGCGCCACGCGTGGATCCGGAAGACGCCCGCCGGCTTCGAGCTCGCCGACGCGGAGAGCCGCGGCGTCACGAAGAAGAACGGCCAGGAGCTCACGCCGAACCAGTGGGTACCGATCGCGCCCGGCGACACGATCGAGGTCGGCGAGGTGCGCATGACGTTCACGATGCGGCCGGCGGTGGAGTACGCGGGCCTCTACGGCCCGGCGAGCGTGCACGGCTCCGTCGCCGGCGTGATGCCGACGCCGACCGGCCCCGGCGTGCCCGCCGCGTCGCGGGCCCCGCTGCCGCCCGGCATCTCGCACGCCCCGCCGACGCCGCAGGTCGGGTACGCCCCGCCTTCGATGGCGCCGAGCGGGCGGCCGTCGGGCCTCCCCGCGATGCCGGCGGTGTCGATGCCGGGGCGACCTTCGCACGTGCCGCCGCCGTCGCTGCCGGTCGGTCCACCGTCGATGCTGCAGCACGCGCGGTCGTCGCACGTGCCGCCGCCGTCCGCGTACATGGGCCCGCCCTCGATGCACGCGCGCGTCCGCGGTCGCGTCTCGGTGCAGCGCGGCCCGAACACCGGCAGCGTCGCGGAGCTCGGCGACGTCACCGTGATCGGCAGCCAGCCCGCGCAGTCCACCCTCGCGCTGCCGGATCCCTACCTCGGGCCGATGCACCTCGAGCTCCGGCGCCTGCCCGACGGCTTCTACGTGCGTGACCTCGGCGCGGCGAGCGGTACCGTGTGCCGCGGGAAGCGGCTCGGGCCGCACCCCTTCAAGCTCGCGAACGGCGACATCTTGATCCTCGGTCCCAACGTCCAGATCCTCTTCGAGGCCGCGCCATGA
- a CDS encoding cyclic nucleotide-binding domain-containing protein gives MSDSREALAARAEADVMACIGCNDCMLACPLPNAKLVTIAEINAAVHLPVVTNPRVAEFVMACTQCRQCVPACPSDLSRADMVLYNKLKVEDRVPNYTLMLQVGAQVRPSGWTLDDLAARVAEVPLFAKAARTDLRALLLKATLRQLAQNEVLCKESSFYDRLCIILSGSLDQSMRVPGGAQVSILVLGESSFFGEMAVMADQPEPYTVRALVPSLVLEIPKAAVHRLMTTSKDFKATMDELYRRRALWTYARSPTVLSALPEQAVTDILDKAELRTLKSGETILREGARPTDAYLVRSGFLRVFRNVENGKERALVYFREGDMFGLTGLLMGERHSPFSVQATTRAEVIRIPGAHLFEIIGRYPQARQVLEGGAQTAERVARENTFMPAPPPGQGGPKAATAFAMSAEVLLEKGLATGTEVLVVDQTKCVNCQNCIDACGRRHKYSRLALQGLQVENYLFPASCRHCEDPVCLLCSVNGIVRLPSGEITIVEDNCIGCGACAERCPYGNIRMHNLDTPQEGFLLRLMGMFGLRARKAAEEELKPSANRVAVKCDLCAGYPDYACVTACPVGAAFRIDPMKSLESQNLAYSQLRRA, from the coding sequence ATGAGCGACTCGCGCGAAGCCCTCGCCGCCCGCGCCGAGGCCGACGTGATGGCGTGCATCGGCTGCAACGACTGCATGCTCGCGTGCCCGCTCCCGAACGCCAAGCTCGTCACGATCGCCGAGATCAACGCCGCCGTTCACCTCCCCGTCGTCACGAACCCGCGCGTCGCCGAGTTCGTGATGGCCTGCACGCAGTGCCGCCAGTGCGTCCCCGCCTGCCCCTCCGACCTGAGCCGCGCCGACATGGTGCTCTACAACAAGCTCAAGGTCGAAGACCGCGTCCCGAACTACACCCTCATGCTCCAGGTCGGCGCGCAGGTGCGCCCCTCCGGCTGGACGCTCGACGACCTCGCCGCGCGCGTCGCCGAGGTCCCGCTCTTCGCGAAGGCGGCGCGCACCGATCTCCGCGCGCTGCTCCTCAAGGCCACGCTGCGCCAGCTCGCGCAGAACGAGGTCCTCTGCAAGGAGAGCTCCTTCTACGACCGCCTCTGCATCATCCTCTCCGGCTCGCTCGATCAGTCGATGCGCGTGCCGGGCGGCGCGCAGGTGTCGATCCTCGTCCTCGGCGAGAGCTCGTTCTTCGGCGAGATGGCGGTGATGGCCGATCAGCCGGAGCCCTACACCGTGCGCGCGCTCGTGCCGTCGCTCGTCCTCGAGATCCCGAAGGCGGCGGTGCACCGCCTGATGACGACGTCGAAGGACTTCAAGGCGACGATGGACGAGCTCTATCGCCGCCGCGCGCTCTGGACCTACGCGCGCTCGCCGACCGTGCTCTCCGCGCTGCCGGAGCAAGCGGTGACGGACATCCTCGACAAGGCCGAGCTCCGCACGTTGAAGTCGGGCGAGACGATCCTGCGCGAGGGGGCGCGCCCGACCGACGCGTACCTCGTACGGAGCGGCTTCCTCCGCGTGTTCCGCAACGTCGAGAACGGCAAGGAGCGCGCGCTCGTCTACTTCCGCGAAGGCGACATGTTCGGGCTCACCGGCCTCCTCATGGGCGAGCGCCATTCGCCGTTCTCGGTCCAGGCGACCACGCGCGCGGAGGTCATCCGCATCCCCGGCGCGCACCTCTTCGAGATCATCGGGCGCTATCCGCAGGCGCGGCAGGTCCTCGAAGGCGGGGCGCAGACCGCGGAGCGCGTGGCGCGCGAGAACACGTTCATGCCGGCGCCCCCACCTGGCCAGGGCGGGCCGAAGGCGGCGACCGCGTTCGCGATGTCGGCCGAGGTCCTGCTCGAGAAGGGCCTCGCGACCGGGACCGAGGTCCTCGTCGTCGATCAGACGAAATGTGTCAATTGCCAGAACTGCATCGACGCGTGCGGGCGCCGCCACAAGTACAGCCGCCTCGCGCTGCAGGGGCTCCAGGTCGAAAATTACCTCTTCCCCGCGTCGTGCCGGCATTGCGAAGATCCGGTGTGTCTCCTCTGCAGCGTGAACGGGATTGTCCGCTTGCCGAGCGGCGAAATCACGATCGTCGAGGACAACTGCATCGGCTGCGGCGCCTGCGCGGAGCGGTGCCCTTATGGCAATATCCGCATGCACAACCTCGATACGCCGCAGGAGGGATTCCTCCTCCGCCTCATGGGGATGTTCGGTCTCCGCGCGCGCAAAGCGGCAGAAGAGGAGCTCAAGCCGAGCGCGAACCGCGTCGCGGTCAAATGCGATCTCTGCGCGGGATATCCCGATTACGCCTGCGTCACCGCGTGCCCCGTCGGCGCGGCGTTCCGCATCGACCCGATGAAGTCGCTCGAGTCGCAGAACCTCGCTTATTCGCAGCTCCGCAGGGCCTGA
- a CDS encoding helix-turn-helix transcriptional regulator, which translates to MRRDRRLGEVAAVAFDDLVVDETSWLSSVAHALEDQCGEGYGCIAAAYAPTSRSIGFDAMIGAGVRTDIDARGVFAGTVAAPPEMTRRVYAEVQCETTSGLGVVCERNFQERVFDWGVRDAVCVNAQREVHRGAAFLLLHPRRRRLRMGERRWLEDLAALLRIAIRRRAIARPTLAAPPSRTAPLLTGTRSPDERRRLHRAGFEPIRELEEDGRRRLVVEPIAVGPLAVLSTRERAAVLALPTTTSNKEIAALLGTSASTIGVLLHRAATKLGVRHREELVALASAPPD; encoded by the coding sequence GTGCGACGCGATCGGCGGCTGGGGGAGGTGGCGGCGGTGGCATTCGACGACCTCGTCGTGGACGAGACGAGCTGGCTCTCCAGCGTCGCGCACGCGCTCGAGGATCAGTGCGGTGAAGGCTACGGCTGCATCGCGGCGGCGTACGCGCCGACGTCGCGCTCGATCGGCTTCGACGCGATGATCGGCGCGGGGGTACGGACGGACATCGACGCGCGCGGCGTCTTCGCCGGGACCGTCGCCGCGCCGCCGGAGATGACCCGCCGCGTCTACGCGGAGGTCCAGTGCGAGACGACGTCGGGCCTCGGCGTGGTGTGCGAGCGGAACTTCCAGGAGCGCGTGTTCGACTGGGGCGTCCGCGACGCGGTCTGCGTCAACGCGCAGCGCGAGGTCCATCGCGGCGCCGCGTTCCTGCTGCTGCACCCGCGACGGCGCCGCCTGCGCATGGGCGAGCGCCGCTGGCTCGAAGACCTCGCCGCGCTCCTGCGGATCGCGATTCGCCGGCGCGCGATCGCCCGACCCACGCTCGCCGCGCCTCCGTCACGGACCGCGCCGCTCCTCACCGGGACGCGATCGCCCGACGAGCGCCGGCGCCTCCATCGCGCCGGCTTCGAGCCGATCCGCGAGCTCGAGGAGGATGGGCGGCGGCGGCTCGTCGTGGAGCCGATCGCGGTCGGCCCGCTCGCGGTGCTGTCGACGCGCGAGCGGGCGGCGGTGCTCGCGCTCCCGACGACGACGAGCAACAAGGAGATCGCGGCGCTGCTCGGGACGAGCGCGTCGACGATCGGCGTCCTCCTCCACCGCGCCGCGACGAAGCTCGGCGTGAGGCATCGCGAAGAGCTCGTCGCCCTCGCGTCGGCGCCCCCCGACTGA
- a CDS encoding GHKL domain-containing protein, with the protein MTVSSIPNSREARAGVASLAVEASWLDRLVVAACEMPAAEGEAAVVEFLVHKLSEIFPECGIGACFVPAPASTSSPDLLPAEQRLFKYVPEGEEGRAVGMDPTRLFPGFRHERVLDVEPGSTTLHLASDDPQINDDRSPMMHVIRRAVLAMSRGLGSARLHARAMQDASELRALSSHMMQAEKLASLGQLAAGVVHELNNPLTSIVAYTDWLIRKQGPNGDPDSLERLRRISESSSRILRFTRDLVAYARPSSENPVLVSIQNVIEQALAFCEHVIAQHGASVDRSFADQVPPVKGMPEQLAQVFVNLFTNACHAMPEMGGKLIVTTSSNPAGRIVVTVEDNGHGIALDHLVSIFTPFFTTKTDGRGTGLGLSIVRNIMDNHGAEIRAEHASTGGARFVLVFPAGM; encoded by the coding sequence GTGACGGTCTCGTCGATCCCGAACAGCCGCGAGGCGCGCGCGGGTGTCGCCTCGCTCGCGGTCGAGGCCTCGTGGCTCGATCGCCTCGTCGTCGCCGCGTGCGAGATGCCGGCGGCGGAGGGCGAAGCCGCGGTCGTCGAGTTCCTCGTCCACAAGCTCTCGGAGATCTTCCCCGAGTGCGGGATCGGCGCGTGTTTCGTGCCGGCGCCGGCGTCGACCTCGTCGCCGGACCTCCTGCCGGCGGAGCAGCGCCTCTTCAAGTACGTGCCGGAGGGCGAAGAGGGCCGCGCCGTCGGGATGGACCCCACGCGCCTGTTCCCCGGCTTCCGTCACGAGCGCGTGCTCGACGTCGAGCCCGGCTCCACCACGCTCCACCTCGCGTCCGACGATCCGCAGATCAACGACGATCGCTCGCCGATGATGCACGTCATCCGCCGCGCCGTCCTCGCGATGTCGCGCGGCCTCGGCTCCGCGCGCCTGCACGCCCGCGCGATGCAGGACGCGAGCGAGCTCCGCGCGCTCTCCTCCCACATGATGCAGGCGGAGAAGCTCGCGAGCCTCGGCCAGCTCGCCGCCGGCGTCGTGCACGAGCTGAACAACCCGCTCACCTCGATCGTCGCGTACACCGACTGGCTCATTCGCAAGCAGGGCCCGAACGGCGACCCCGACTCGCTCGAGCGCCTCCGCCGGATCAGCGAGTCGTCGTCGCGCATCCTCCGCTTCACGCGCGACCTCGTCGCCTACGCGCGGCCGTCGAGCGAGAACCCGGTCCTCGTCTCGATCCAGAACGTGATCGAGCAGGCGCTCGCGTTCTGCGAGCACGTCATCGCGCAGCACGGCGCGAGCGTGGACCGCTCCTTCGCCGATCAGGTGCCGCCGGTGAAGGGGATGCCGGAGCAGCTCGCGCAGGTCTTCGTGAACCTGTTCACGAACGCGTGCCACGCGATGCCGGAGATGGGCGGGAAGCTGATCGTCACGACGTCGTCGAACCCGGCCGGCCGCATCGTCGTCACGGTCGAGGACAACGGGCACGGCATCGCGCTCGATCACCTCGTCTCGATCTTCACCCCGTTCTTCACGACGAAGACGGACGGCCGCGGCACCGGCCTCGGGCTCTCGATCGTCCGCAACATCATGGACAACCACGGCGCCGAGATCCGCGCCGAGCACGCCAGCACCGGCGGCGCGCGCTTCGTCCTCGTGTTCCCCGCGGGCATGTGA
- a CDS encoding PAS domain S-box protein, producing the protein MVSRHVLAQALAKAGLDYVAVGSGAEALAQLDKCQPSIVLLDLVMPQPDGYQILRILRARPETKDLPVVVLTALDAEDEIAKAFEAGADDFVKKPFKPVELVARVRGQLRLRAAMEQLGKKTEDAEVILELTQTLASNLDFRSILFTVVQRLAEVAKVDRVSIVLVHEREEVGYVVAASDDEQLRDLPIDLSKYPEIRQVLESGAPLLVEDATTHPLMEIVRSQNASATFAALTILPILYEGKPMGVLFLRSKKAGAFNERALGLCQTVASAMAIALRNARVLQSLRDQTQEVTVARFEAERRMKSLQRYADFFESSADGIVVLDSEGKLLFSNPRAREITGYSEGEMRGRPLGDVFHEEETARASELHASFMKGTFPKDVDVRIRTKDGGTLIINVNTASVLREEGAVLASFRDVTQQRAVEGELLSTKEFLQRVIDSSFDAIVSCDMKGRILLFNRAAERMYLRKSSDVVGDDVRTLYPEGVARSIMRRIREGGGRIEDLKIEIVDGNGNTVPVSFSGALIMEGDTPVGSVGIFTDLREKMRMEHQLQQAQDQILAQERQAIVAELAGAAAHELNQPLTSVRNYATLLRRLLDAGTSASSAAEVIESEAERMAEIVRKIGKITKYETKSYVGKQKILDLDRASEEGVPVAEPVAPPDEPRDKEPEEEAPRSEPRRTTGEDWSKSSTIRSRGEGQ; encoded by the coding sequence ATGGTGTCTCGCCATGTCCTCGCGCAGGCGCTCGCGAAGGCCGGGCTCGACTACGTCGCGGTCGGGTCCGGCGCGGAGGCGCTCGCGCAGCTCGACAAGTGTCAGCCGTCGATCGTGCTGCTCGACCTCGTGATGCCGCAGCCGGACGGCTACCAGATCCTCCGCATCCTCCGCGCGCGCCCGGAGACGAAGGACCTCCCCGTCGTCGTGCTCACCGCGCTCGACGCGGAGGACGAGATCGCGAAGGCCTTCGAGGCCGGCGCGGACGACTTCGTGAAGAAGCCGTTCAAGCCGGTGGAGCTCGTCGCGCGCGTGCGCGGGCAGCTCCGCCTCCGCGCGGCGATGGAGCAGCTCGGCAAGAAGACCGAGGACGCCGAGGTCATCCTCGAGCTGACGCAGACGCTCGCGTCGAACCTCGACTTCCGATCGATCCTCTTCACGGTGGTGCAGCGCCTCGCCGAGGTCGCGAAGGTCGATCGCGTATCGATCGTCCTCGTCCACGAGCGGGAGGAGGTCGGCTACGTCGTCGCCGCGTCGGACGACGAGCAGCTCCGCGATCTCCCGATCGACCTCTCGAAGTACCCCGAGATCCGGCAGGTGCTGGAGAGCGGCGCCCCGCTCCTCGTCGAGGACGCGACGACGCACCCGCTGATGGAGATCGTGCGGTCGCAGAACGCGAGCGCGACCTTCGCCGCCCTCACGATCCTGCCGATCCTCTACGAGGGCAAGCCGATGGGCGTGCTCTTCCTCCGCTCGAAGAAGGCGGGCGCCTTCAACGAGCGCGCGCTCGGACTGTGTCAGACCGTCGCCAGCGCGATGGCGATCGCGCTCCGGAACGCGCGCGTCTTGCAATCGCTACGCGATCAGACGCAGGAGGTCACCGTCGCGCGCTTCGAAGCAGAGCGGCGGATGAAGTCGCTCCAGCGTTATGCCGATTTCTTCGAGTCGAGCGCCGACGGCATCGTCGTCCTCGACTCCGAGGGCAAGCTCCTCTTCTCGAACCCGCGCGCCCGCGAGATCACGGGCTACAGCGAAGGCGAGATGCGGGGGCGGCCGCTCGGGGACGTGTTCCACGAGGAGGAGACCGCGCGCGCGAGCGAGCTCCACGCCTCCTTCATGAAGGGGACGTTCCCGAAGGACGTCGACGTCCGCATCCGCACGAAGGACGGGGGGACTCTCATCATCAACGTCAACACCGCGAGCGTGCTCCGCGAGGAGGGCGCCGTCCTCGCGTCGTTCCGCGACGTGACGCAGCAACGCGCGGTCGAAGGCGAGCTCCTGAGCACGAAGGAGTTCCTCCAGCGCGTCATCGACTCGTCGTTCGACGCGATCGTCTCCTGCGACATGAAGGGGCGGATCCTCCTCTTCAACCGCGCGGCGGAGCGGATGTACCTCCGCAAGTCGAGCGACGTCGTCGGCGACGACGTGCGGACGCTGTACCCCGAGGGCGTCGCGAGGAGCATCATGCGGCGCATCCGCGAGGGCGGGGGGCGCATCGAAGACCTCAAGATCGAGATCGTCGACGGCAACGGCAACACCGTCCCGGTCTCGTTCTCGGGCGCGCTCATCATGGAAGGCGACACGCCGGTCGGCAGCGTCGGCATCTTCACCGATCTCCGCGAGAAGATGCGGATGGAGCACCAGCTCCAGCAGGCGCAGGACCAGATCCTCGCCCAGGAGCGGCAGGCGATCGTCGCCGAGCTCGCCGGGGCGGCGGCGCACGAGCTGAACCAGCCGCTCACGAGCGTCCGCAACTACGCGACGCTCCTGCGCCGCCTGCTCGACGCGGGGACGAGCGCCTCGTCCGCGGCGGAGGTCATCGAGAGCGAGGCGGAGCGGATGGCGGAGATCGTCCGCAAGATCGGCAAGATCACGAAGTACGAGACGAAGAGCTACGTCGGGAAGCAGAAGATCCTCGATCTCGATCGCGCGAGCGAGGAAGGTGTCCCGGTCGCAGAGCCCGTCGCCCCGCCGGACGAGCCGCGGGACAAAGAGCCCGAAGAAGAAGCGCCGCGCTCGGAGCCACGCAGGACCACGGGGGAGGACTGGTCCAAGAGCTCGACGATCCGTTCAAGAGGGGAGGGACAGTAG
- the ruvB gene encoding Holliday junction branch migration DNA helicase RuvB, whose amino-acid sequence MDAALTNEDAPLERALRPKTLDDYVGQEKHKENLRVFVQAAKQRGEPLDHLLLSGPPGLGKTTLAQILAHEMGVELHMTNGPVVEHKGALAAFLTKLQKNDILFIDEIHRLNPIVEESLYPAMEDYRVEIMTGEGAFASALAIPLQPFTLIGATTRTGLLTAPLFSRFGHIIRLDFYPVEDLAKIVERSAHLLGIGIGKSAAIGVARRSRGTPRIANRLLRRVRDFAEVVGSGSIDDAIVARASEALDVDSAGFDEMDRRLLRVIIEDYDGGPVGVETLAAALGEPRDTIEDVYEPYLLQQGYLGRTPRGRVATKRAYEHLKVPHLQPSESSRAKQKQLFEE is encoded by the coding sequence ATGGACGCGGCGCTCACGAACGAGGACGCGCCGCTCGAGCGCGCGCTGCGGCCGAAGACGCTCGACGATTACGTCGGGCAGGAGAAGCACAAGGAGAACCTCCGCGTCTTCGTGCAGGCGGCGAAGCAGCGCGGGGAGCCGCTCGATCACCTCCTCTTGAGCGGTCCGCCCGGGCTCGGCAAGACCACGCTCGCGCAGATCCTCGCCCACGAGATGGGCGTCGAGCTCCACATGACGAACGGGCCCGTCGTCGAGCACAAGGGCGCGCTCGCCGCGTTCCTCACGAAGCTGCAGAAGAACGACATCCTCTTCATCGACGAGATCCATCGCCTCAACCCGATCGTCGAGGAGAGCCTCTACCCCGCGATGGAGGACTACCGCGTCGAGATCATGACGGGCGAGGGCGCGTTCGCCTCCGCGCTCGCGATCCCGCTCCAGCCCTTCACCCTCATCGGCGCGACGACGCGCACCGGGCTCCTCACCGCGCCGCTGTTCTCGCGCTTCGGGCACATCATCCGGCTCGACTTCTACCCGGTGGAGGACCTCGCGAAGATCGTCGAGCGGAGCGCGCACCTGCTCGGGATCGGGATCGGCAAGAGCGCCGCGATCGGCGTCGCGCGGCGCTCGCGCGGGACCCCCCGCATCGCGAACCGCCTCTTGCGGCGCGTGCGCGACTTCGCGGAGGTGGTCGGCTCGGGTTCCATCGACGACGCGATCGTCGCGCGCGCGAGCGAGGCGCTCGACGTCGACAGCGCCGGCTTCGACGAGATGGACCGGCGCCTGCTTCGCGTCATCATCGAGGACTACGACGGCGGGCCGGTCGGGGTGGAGACCCTCGCCGCCGCCCTCGGCGAGCCGCGCGACACGATCGAGGACGTCTACGAGCCGTACCTCCTCCAGCAGGGGTACCTCGGCCGCACCCCCCGCGGCCGCGTCGCGACCAAACGTGCCTACGAGCACCTGAAGGTGCCGCACCTCCAGCCCTCGGAGTCGTCGCGTGCCAAGCAGAAGCAGCTTTTCGAGGAATAA